The Populus alba chromosome 6, ASM523922v2, whole genome shotgun sequence genome contains a region encoding:
- the LOC118053474 gene encoding indole-3-pyruvate monooxygenase YUCCA6, with translation MEYLREIEGKQAHDPLFDKIMNKSSRRVFVPGPVIVGAGPSGLAVAACLKDKGFPSMVLERSSCIASLWQLKTYDRLRLHLPKQFCELPLMGFPSEFPTYPTKQQFIQYLETYARKFEIRPRFNETVLHAEYDKVIGFWRVKTVGKKLEETEYICRWLVAATGENAEAVVPKIDGMEEFGGDIRHTSRYKSGEEFRCKKVLVVGCGNSGMEVCLDLCNHSAKPSLVVRDTVHVLPREMLGKSTFGLSMWLLKWLPMRLVDRFLLIVSRLMLGDTARLGLDRPGLGPLELKNMSGKTPVLDVGTLAKIKSGDVKVCPGIKKLRRHTVEFLDGKIENFDAIILATGYKSNVPFWLKEGDMFSEKDGFPKRPFPNGWRGECGLYAVGFTKRGILGASMDAKRIAEDIERCRDEEAAPYDHHHRSVLLLKSSSSSPSP, from the exons ATGGAATACTTGAGAGAAATAGAGGGCAAACAAGCTCATGATCCTCTTTTTGACAAAATCATGAATAAATCTTCACGTCGTGTTTTTGTCCCTGGTCCAGTTATTGTTGGCGCTGGTCCTTCTGGCCTTGCCGTGGCAGCTTGTCTCAAAGATAAAGGTTTCCCGAGTATGGTACTAGAGAGATCTAGCTGTATAGCATCTTTGTGGCAGTTAAAGACTTATGATCGCCTACGCCTTCACTTACCGAAACAATTCTGTGAGCTTCCTCTCATGGGGTTCCCTAGTGAATTTCCAACTTACCCTACTAAGCAAcaatttattcaatatttagAGACGTATGCACGCAAGTTTGAGATTAGACCACGGTTCAATGAGACTGTGTTACATGCCGAATATGATAAAGTTATTGGGTTTTGGCGCGTGAAGACTGTTGGGAAAAAGTTAGAGGAGACTGAGTACATATGCCGGTGGTTGGTGGCGGCGACCGGAGAGAATGCGGAGGCAGTGGTGCCAAAGATTGATGGAATGGAAGAATTTGGAGGGGATATTCGGCATACAAGTCGTTACAAAAGTGGAGAGGAGTTTAGATGCAAAAAGGTTTTGGTGGTGGGGTGTGGGAATTCAGGAATGGAAGTTTGTTTGGATCTCTGCAATCATAGCGCTAAGCCTTCACTTGTTGTTAGAGATACA GTGCATGTTCTGCCTCGAGAGATGCTAGGCAAATCAACTTTCGGGTTGTCCATGTGGTTGCTCAAGTGGCTGCCCATGCGCCTTGTCGACCGGTTCCTGCTGATAGTGTCGAGGCTAATGCTCGGTGATACGGCACGATTGGGATTGGACCGGCCGGGATTGGGTCCCCTCGAACTCAAGAACATGTCCGGGAAGACCCCAGTTTTAGATGTTGGGACACTGGCCAAGATCAAAAGTGGAGACGTTAAG GTATGTCCAGGAATTAAGAAGCTAAGACGTCATACCGTTGAGTTTCTTGATGGGAAAATCGAGAATTTTGATGCTATTATTTTAGCAACGGGCTACAAAAGTAACGTGCCATTTTGGCTAAAG GAAGGAGACATGTTCTCGGAGAAAGATGGGTTTCCTAAAAGACCATTTCCAAATGGATGGAGAGGAGAGTGTGGGCTATATGCAGTGGGGTTCACTAAACGTGGAATATTAGGAGCTTCAATGGATGCTAAAAGAATAGCCGAAGACATTGAACGGTGTAGGGATGAAGAAGCGGCACCGTATGATCATCATCACCGGTCAGTACTGTTGttgaaatcatcatcatcatcaccatcaccatga